From a single Vitis vinifera cultivar Pinot Noir 40024 chromosome 18, ASM3070453v1 genomic region:
- the LOC100243779 gene encoding pre-mRNA-processing protein 40A translates to MANNPQSSGAQPLRPPAVGSMGPQNFGPPLSMQFRPAVPGQQGHPFIPAASQQFRPIGQNISSPNVGGPSGQNQPPQFSQAMQQLPPRPNQPGPIAPSSQPIPMPYIQQNRPLTSSSPQPNQTAPPLNSHMPGLAGPGMPFSSSYTFAPASFGQPQSTINASAQFQPISQMHAPVGGQPWLSSGSQSGALVTPVHQAGQQPSVTADIPAGNVPNPTHQSSSDWQEHTSADGRRYYYNKKTRLSSWEKPLELMTPIERADASTVWKEFTTPEGRKYYYNKVTKQSKWTIPEELKLAREQAEKSVSQETQSEMGTTSNEPAVVAVSLAETPSTASVSVSSTTSSTISGMTSSPVPVTPVVAVVNPPPVVVSGTSAIPIAQSAVTTSAVGVQPSMGTPLPAAVSGSTGVAAAFINPNATSMTSFENLSADATNGASMQDIEEAKKGVAVAGKINVTPLEEKTLDDEPLVYSTKLEAKNAFKALLESANVESDWTWDQAMKAIINDKRYGALKTLGERKQAFNEYLGQRKKIEAEERRMRQKKAREEFTTMLEECKELTSSIKWSKAVDMFQDDERFKAVERSRDREDLFENFIMELQKKERTKALEEQKRNRMEYRQFLESCDFIKVNSQWRKVQDRLEDDERCSRLEKIDRLEIFQEYIRDLEREEEEQRKIQKEQLRRAERKNRDEFRKLMEEHVAAGTLTAKTHWRDYCMKVKDSSPYLAVASNTSGSTPKDLFEDVAEELEKQYHEDKARIKDAMKLSKVTIASTWTFGDFKAAILDDVGSPNISDVNLKLVFEELLDRIKEKEEKEAKKRQRLADDFNDLLRSKKEITASSNWEDCKPLFEESQEYRSIGEESFGREIFEEYIAHLQEKAKEKERKREEEKAKKEKEREEKEKRKEKERKEKDRDREREKGKERSRKDETESENVDVTGSYGYKEDKKREKDKDRKHRKRHQSAVDDASSDKEEKEESKKSRRHGSDRKKSRKHAYTPESDTESRHKRHKREHWDGSRRNGGYEELEDGELGEDGEIR, encoded by the exons ATGGCCAATAATCCTCAATCTTCTGGGGCACAG CCACTTCGGCCTCCTGCAGTTGGATCCATGGGGCCTCAAAATTTTGGTCCACCATTATCTATGCAG TTTCGACCTGCGGTTCCGGGACAACAAGGACATCCGTTCATTCCAGCAGCTTCTCAACAATTTCGGCCAATTGGACAAAATATTTCTTCACCAAATGTGGGAGGGCCTTCTGGTCAAAATCAGCCGCCGCAGTTTTCTCAAGCTATGCAGCAGTTACCACCTAGGCCAAACCAGCCTGGTCCCATTGCACCTTCATCACAGCCAATTCCCATGCCATACATTCAGCAAAACAGACCTCTTACTTCCAGCTCGCCGCAGCCTAATCAAACTGCTCCCCCTTTAAATAGTCATATGCCTGGTCTGGCTGGCCCAGGAATGCCTTTCTCATCATCGTATACT TTTGCACCAGCTTCTTTTGGCCAGCCACAAAGTACTATTAATGCATCAGCGCAGTTTCAACCAATATCTCAAATGCATGCACCTGTTGGGGGACAGCCTTGGTTGTCATCTGGAAGTCAGAGTGGTGCCCTAGTTACACCGGTTCATCAGGCTGGCCAACAGCCTTCTGTTACTGCTGACATTCCA GCGGGAAATGTTCCTAACCCAACTCATCAATCCTCATCTGATTGGCAAGAGCACACATCAGCTGATGGAAGAAG ataTTACTACAACAAGAAGACAAGACTTTCTAGTTGGGAAAAGCCTTTGGAATTAATGACTCCAATTGAG AGGGCTGATGCGTCAACTGTTTGGAAGGAATTCACAACTCCAGAAGGAAGGAA ATATTATTACAACAAGGTTACAAAGCAATCTAAATGGACAATACCTGAAGAATTGAAG TTGGCTCGAGAACAGGCTGAAAAATCAGTTAGCCAGGAAACTCAATCTGAAATGGGTACAACTTCCAATGAACCTGCTGTTGTTGCTGTCTCCTTGGCCGAAACACCATCTACTGCATCAGTTTCGGTTAGCTCTACCACTTCTTCGACAATATCTGGAATGACTTCAAGCCCAGTTCCAGTTACACCTGTTGTTGCAGTTGTTAACCCTCCTCCTGTGGTGGTTTCTGGAACATCAGCCATTCCAATTGCACAATCTGCTGTAACAACAAGTGCAGTTGGAGTTCAGCCTTCTATGGGAACCCCTTTACCTGCTGCTGTTTCTGGAAGTACTGGGGTTGCTGCTGCTTTCATCAATCCTAACGCCACATCAAT GACTAGCTTCGAGAATCTATCAGCTGATGCTACAAATGGAGCTTCAATGCAGGATATAGAG GAGGCAAAAAAAGGAGTGGCAGTTGCAGGAAAAATTAATGTGACTCCGCTAGAGGAGAAAACACTTGACGATGAACCTTTGGTATACTCTACTAAGCTG GAGGCAAAAAATGCATTCAAAGCGCTCTTGGAATCTGCAAATGTTGAGTCTGACTGGACTTGGGATCAG GCAATGAAAGCGATAATTAATGACAAGAGATATGGTGCCCTGAAAACACTTGGTGAGCGGAAGCAAGCATTTAATGAA tACTTGggtcaaaggaaaaaaattgaggcTGAGGAGAGGCGCATGAGGCAGAAAAAAGCCCGGGAAGAGTTTACAACAATGCTGGAA GAGTGCAAGGAACTCACATCATCCATAAAATGGAG CAAAGCTGTAGATATGTTTCAAGATGATGAACGGTTCAAGGCTGTTGAACGGTCTAGGGACCGTGAGGATCTTTTTGAAAACTTCATAATGGAACTTCAGAAAAAG GAAAGGACAAAGGCGCTTGAGGAGCAGAAGCGGAATAGGATGGAGTACAGGCAATTTCTTGAATCTTGTGACTTTATTAAG GTGAACAGCCAGTGGCGGAAAGTTCAAGATCGCCTGGAGGATGATGAAAGATGCTCCCGACTTGAAAAAATTGATCGCTTGGAGATTTTCCAG GAATATATTCGTGACctagagagagaagaagaggaaCAGAGGAAGATACAGAAG GAACAATTGAGGCGTGCTGAGAGAAAGAACCGAGATGAATTTCGGAAGCTGATGGAAGAGCATGTTGCTGCTGGCACTCTGACAGCCAAAACTCACTGGCGGGATTATTGCATGAAG gTTAAAGATTCGTCACCATATCTGGCTGTTGCATCCAACACCTCTGGTTCAACCCCAAAAGATCTGTTTGAGGATGTTGCTGAAGAATTAGAGAAACAG TATCATGAAGACAAAGCTCGTATAAAGGATGCAATGAAGTTAAGCAAA GTTACGATTGCATCAACATGGACATTTGGAGACTTCAAGGCTGCTATTTTGGATGATGTTGGGTCCCCAAACATTTCAGATGTGAACTTAAAG CTTGTATTTGAGGAGCTACTTGATAGAATAAAGGAGAAGGAAGAGAAAGAAGCTAAAAAACGTCAACGTCTTGCTGATGATTTCAATGATCTGTTGCGCTCCAAAAAG GAGATAACTGCGTCTTCTAATTGGGAAGATTGCAAACCACTTTTTGAAGAAAGCCAAGAATACAG ATCAATTGGGGAAGAAAGCTTTGGGAGGGAAATCTTTGAGGAATACATTGCACACTTACAGGAGAAAGCCAAAGAAAAGGAACGCAAGCGAGAGGAGGAAAAG gccaaaaaagagaaagagagagaggagaaagagaaaaggaaggagaaagaaaggaaagagaaagacaGAGATCGTGAAAGGGAAAAGGGAAAGGAACGATCTAGGAAGGATGAAACAGAGAGTGAAAATGTAGATGTAACTGGCAGTTACGGCtataaagaagataaaaaaagggaaaaggacaAAGATAGAAAACATCGAAAGCGTCACCAAAGTGCTGTTGATGATGCAAGCTCTGATAAGGAAGAGAAAGAGGAGTCTAAGAAATCTAGAAGACATGGAAGTGAtcgaaaaaaatcaagaaag CATGCATACACTCCTGAATCAGACACTGAAAGCAGGCATAAAAGACACAAGAGAGAGCACTGGGATGGTTCCCGAAGAAATGGAGGTTATGAAGAACTTGAAGATGGGGAGCTTGGTGAGGATGGGGAAATTCGGTAG